In bacterium, the sequence CAGATTTAGTATTTGTGCCTGTATTGAGACATCCAGAGAGGAAGTTGGCTCATCAGCGATTATAAGTTCAGAGTTTACTGCTAGAGCTCTGGCTATGCCGACACGCTGTTTTTGCCCTCCGCTTAGTTGATGTGGGTATTTATCTAATATTTTTCTGTCTAATCCAACCGTCTTTATAAGTCTTTTAATTTCAGACAATATATTTTTTTTATTTAAAGAGCTGTTTACCCCGTTAGAAAAATCCTTTCTAACGGGGTTTATTAGTAATGGCTCGCGAAGTGTCTGGTTTATGTTCATTCTTGGATTTAGAGAGTTTGCAGGGTCCTGAAATATCAACTGTGGATTAATGCTTTTATCCCCAAGATAATCTATAGTTCCCTTATCAGGCGGAATAAGCCCTGTTATCAGCTTTCCAACGGTGCTTTTGCCACACCCGCTTTCTCCAACAAGTCCAAGTATTTCTCCTCGCCCAATATGAAAGCTCACACCATCAACAGCTTTTACTGTATATGAATGTTTAGACCATAAACTTGTTTTCCGCGAGAAATATTTCTCTACATTCTTTATAACTAAAATTTCTTGTTTCATCTTATAAATTTTTTCATCATATTGACATATTCTTTATGGTTTGGTATCGTTTCGACGTGAAGAAATGCGTTTTTAAAAATATTGGAATTGCCTTTTTAATTCCCATAGGAATTTATCTCCTTTTTATTTCTGGCATACTTAATTTTATTTTGCGTATATTAACCATTTTGGGGCATATTCTTGAACAAATGACTTGGTAATTTTAGTTTTCATAATTTAAATGGATTTCTTTTTTCTTTTCTGCTTTGTCAAAATGTACCGTTGTTAATTTTTTTATTGCTGTTTTATCTTCAGCAATTCCACTTTTCCGTCTTTTTTTTGTGAGCCAAAGGCGTGGCAATCTCATAGACTGCTTCGTTTCTTACACTCCTCGCAATGACGTTGTGTTGTTTCTTTTATTAAATAAAAATGTGTTGATGATAAACTGCAACTTCACTTGACATCCTTTATCGCTTTTAGGCAAGATCTATTGTGTAACATTGCAAATACTGAGAAGGAATCTTTAGCAAGTTGAAAAGCTATATTTGCGTGTCTTTCACCTATCACGTATGGGTTGCCATGTATAAGTTTATTTCGAGCCTTTCTTAGCTCTTCCCAATTTCCACAGAAATTTTCAGCATCGATTTTATTTAAGACAGAGCTAAACTTACTGCCATTCAATCTTTTGAAAATTTTGAATTTGGCTGGTATGCTTCCTGCTTCGTTTAGCACAATGTCTATTACTTCAGAAGATGTCTCTCTGCATTCTAACATCTCGTATAGAAATTCGTTAAGTAAATTCTCAAGAAGGGTGCATGTCAGAATAACCGCAGAGATATACTCGTCAACTCTTTTTGGATATGTTTGGAGTAGAATTGTATAGATTTCTTTTGCTTGCTTGTTTGAAACAGTAAATTCCCTACAAATTATATTCAACATTTTCTCATAAGAGTTAACACTCAATTCTTTATGAATGTCATTAAGCTGATGTTTATTTATTTTAATTTTTGTTTTATTCCGTATTTCCTTAAGCGTATTCTCAATGTTGTTATTAGACGCTTGGTATCCTTTGCGACAAAAGCCTTGTACTATTTCAAAAAGCGTAATTGCATTCAGATTTGGAAACATTTCTGGAGAAGTCCCTTTGCAACCACAATGAGAGCATAGTGTATTTGTATTTGTAATACTATCATCTTGAAGAAATCCGCACTTTGAACATTTGCAATAACAAAGAGTAATTGCAAGATCATCAAAAGAAACCAATTCTCTATTATCTAAGCTCATAACAGATTTTTTTCTATTTTAGCGTTG encodes:
- a CDS encoding ABC transporter ATP-binding protein, with amino-acid sequence MKQEILVIKNVEKYFSRKTSLWSKHSYTVKAVDGVSFHIGRGEILGLVGESGCGKSTVGKLITGLIPPDKGTIDYLGDKSINPQLIFQDPANSLNPRMNINQTLREPLLINPVRKDFSNGVNSSLNKKNILSEIKRLIKTVGLDRKILDKYPHQLSGGQKQRVGIARALAVNSELIIADEPTSSLDVSIQAQILNLLSQLQSDFSLSMLFISHDLNIIKYISHRVCVMYLGKIVEQGPCDEIFKRPLHPYTNVLLRTATIPKISSSSLPSSGCSFYPRCKIAKNRCESQVPELKQIGKEHYLACHVMCEIFSSRGTGYTRKVESVRK